The following are from one region of the Odontesthes bonariensis isolate fOdoBon6 chromosome 16, fOdoBon6.hap1, whole genome shotgun sequence genome:
- the fnip1 gene encoding folliculin-interacting protein 1 isoform X3 — translation MPPTLFQKLFNKRNAFSSPPPRCSKEDPAFSWPLPQLEPSQIRLIVYQDCERRGRNVLFDSNAKKRGTEETPITSTDASQVKMFGKCCQLRPTGGSSSSLDSSSSCTSETRETKEHGLRFQGSRCSSDVVMLGEMMFGSVAMSYKGSTLKIHQIRSPPQLMLSKVFTARTGGSVYGSLNTLQDSLEFIGQDSNTIKPDQNTGPNSLLGNIGHSHPMDMPGRGLYDERDSGIARSASLSSLLITPYPSPGSSLTSSCASSYQRRWLRSQTTSLENGVFPRWSVEESFNMSDESGGPSLGAARKKKIAIGVIFTLSPNPEENSRFQDFFFSHFPLFESHMNKLKSSIEQAMKMSRRSADASQRALAYSRMVDGLNEFRMTICDLYTMPRVAEPVWLTMMSGASEKNQLCGHFMRELSLLMEQASKNQFLPALLTAILTNHLAWVPTVMPNGQPPIKIFLEKHSSKSVDMLAKSHPYNPLWAQLGDLYGAIGSPVRLSRTVVVGRKQELVQRLLYILTYFIRCSELMETHMLDSAEDEAIVMPGSLITTSLRKGEVEDSDYVLVTVHRPSGDYLSQGAHSQQTEAEDSSYPSDNSLQSSTCTDNEVEHRSREPPKEEEEDEEDEEDSSESQGSRSSVLQSGPTKGTIPIIRTQEGAEPRELCRESSSPLVSEARLETALCVGSASPREQGCVLDAETKGDSKHVPSIPTTYTLSASLTPVTTDGKSAVEAEVEAPVGNQPNKVLAHQPLGIPLEIPLEKKPPDKNLVAAVPLPVLPGNTMTRPMVLTSTEEEEPATKVTFQIGDSMSPESDTESRRRKVEEDFKKHKKDTYSLHLQLLHQQQQQQQHHQEQHYHLQRGAHSKTTNICATEDQTKQTKATPALQRVSSKMPQWSVNCEDDFDEYFSLENPVETRTIDAVAKQQEARTTDNMHKHFLNTSGDHSFQSAVRAQGLGICLGSGSVEMGSSRKGDALSDIRRRCRCGSTDSSDTCCCRSCPVEQDKDLVMSVPVPHDGCNNSGKDQKCKVAPVSDWEIPRNESSDSALGDSESEETEDWQEEVLVPFPGSKLVENYSKPNIANFGRSLFGGYCPSYVPDFVLQGMPSDEKLRQSLMTELTHAVQHPVLDEPIAEAVCIIADTDKWTVQVASSQRRATDVNKLGKEVLVSSLVSSLLQSTHQLYKLNLSPNFCIMHLEDRLQEIYFKSKMLAEYLKGQTRVHVKELGMVLGIESSDLPLLAAVASTHSPYVAQILL, via the exons CTGGCCACTTCCCCAGCTGGAGCCCAGTCAGATCAGACTGATAGTCTACCAGGATTGTGAGAGACGCGGCAGAAACGTCCTCTTTGACTCCAATGCCAAGAAAAGGGGCACGGAGGAAACCCCCATCACC AGCACAGATGCCAGCCAGGTGAAGATGTTTGGGAAGTGCTGCCAGCTCCGTCCTActggaggcagcagcagttCCCTCGACAGCTCCTCCTCCTGTACCTCTGAAACCAGAGAAACTAAGGAGCACGGCCTCCGCTTCCAG GGTTCGAGGTGTTCGTCCGATGTGGTAATGCTTGGGGAGATGATGTTTGGCTCTGTAGCCATGAGCTACAAAGGTTCCACCCTCAAAATCCACCAGATCAG ATCGCCACCTCAGCTTATGCTGAGTAAGGttttcaccgccaggacaggaGGCAGTGTGTATGGCAGTCTCAACAC GTTACAAGACAGCCTGGAGTTCATTGGACAGGACAGCAACACCATAAAGCCTGATCAAAACACAGGGCCAAACAGTCTCCTAGGGAACATAG GCCACAGTCACCCCATGGACATGCCCGGCCGAGGTCTTTACGACGAAAGGGACAGTGGAATCGCCAGGTCAG CCTCTCTGAGCAGCCTGTTGATCACTCCCTACCCGTCCCCCGGCTCCTCCTTGACAAGCAGCTGCGCCTCGAGCTACCAGCGCCGATGGCTCCGCAGTCAAACCACCAGCCTGGAGAATGGTGTCTTCCCTCGATG GTCGGTGGAGGAGAGCTTCAACATGTCCGATGAAAGCGGGGGTCCGAGCCTCGGCGCCGCCCGAAAGAAGAAGATTGCCATCGGAGTCATTTTCACGCTGTCCCCCAACCCCGAGGAGAACAGCCGCTTCCAagatttcttcttctctcactTCCCTCTCTTTGAAAGCCACATGAACAAACTCAAGAGCTCCATCGAGCAG GCCATGAAGATGAGTCGGCGGTCAGCTGATGCCAGCCAGAGAGCTTTGGCCTACAGCCGAATGGTGGATGGGCTCAACGAGTTCAG GATGACCATCTGCGACCTCTACACAATGCCCCGCGTAGCCGAGCCCGTCTGgttgactatgatgtctggagCGTCGGAGAAAAACCAGCTCTGCGGTCACTTCATGAGGGAGCTCTCCCTACTGATGGAGCAGGCCTCCAAGAACCA ATTCCTCCCCGCGTTATTGACCGCCATCCTGACCAATCATCTGGCCTGGGTGCCCACTGTCATGCCCAATGGGCAGCCTCCAATTAAGATCTTCCTTGAGAAACACTCCTCCAAGAGTGTTGACATGCTGGCAAAGTCGCATCCCTACAACCCCCTCTGGGCACAGCTCG GGGACCTCTATGGGGCCATTGGGTCACCGGTGCGGCTGTCCAGGACAGTGGTGGTTGGCCGCAAACAGGAGCTGGTGCAGAGACTCCTCTATATCCTTACTTACTTCATCCGCTGCTCAGAGCTGATGGAGACTCACATGCTGGACAGTGCTGAGGATGAGGCCATCGTCATGCCTGGCTCCCTAATCACCACCTCCCTCAGGAAGGGGGAGGTGGAGGACTCGGACTATGTCCTCGTAACCGTCCATAGACCCAGCGGGGACTACCTGTCCCAAGGGGCCCACAGCCAACAGACTGAGGCTGAAGACAGCAGCTATCCTTCAGACAACAGCCTTCAGAGCAGCACATGCACAGACAATGAGGTGGAGCACAGGTCTCGGGAGCCAcccaaagaggaagaagaggatgaAGAAGATGAGGAGGACAGCAGTGAGAGTCAAGGGTCGAGAAGCAGTGTACTTCAGTCGGGGCCCACCAAGGGCACGATTCCCATTATCAGGACTCAAGAAGGAGCTGAACCCAGGGAGCTGTGCAGGGAGTCCAGCAGCCCGCTGGTATCTGAGGCACGGCTGGAGACGGCGCTGTGCGTTGGATCCGCCTCACCCAGGGAGCAGGGCTGTGTGCTGGATGCAGAGACCAAAGGCGACTCGAAACATGTCCCATCTATACCTACAACATATACATTAAGTGCATCCCTAACTCCTGTCACCACAGACGGTAAAAGTGCGGTTGAGGCTGAGGTGGAAGCTCCAGTGGGAAACCAGCCCAACAAAGTGCTGGCTCATCAGCCTTTGGGGATCCCTTTGGAGATCCCTTTGGAGAAAAAGCCCCCTGACAAAAACCTGGTTGCTGCAGTTCCGCTACCAGTTCTACCAGGAAACACCATGACCAGGCCCATGGTTTTAACTTCAACAGAGGAAGAAGAGCCAGCAACAAAAGTCACTTTCCAGATCGGAGACTCCATGTCTCCTGAGTCCGACACAGAAAGCCGCAGAAGAAAGGTGGAAGAGGATTTCAAAAAGCACAAGAAGGACACGTATTCGCTTCAtctgcagctgctgcatcagcaacagcaacaacaacaacatcaccaAGAGCAACATTATCATCTGCAAAGAGGAGCACATTCAAAGACCACCAACATCTGTGCAACGGAGGACCAAACTAAACAGACCAAGGCAACTCCAGCTCTGCAGCGGGTGTCCAGCAAGATGCCCCAGTGGAGTGTGAACTGTGAGGATGATTTCGACGAGTATTTCAGCTTGGAGAACCCGGTGGAGACGAGGACTATAGATGCTGTTGCCAAACAACAGGAGGCTAGAACCACGGACAATATGCACaaacattttctaaacacctCGGGGGATCACAGCTTTCAGAGTGCAGTACGAGCTCAGGGTTTGGGCATCTGCTTAGGTTCAGGTAGTGTTGAGATGGGGTCCAGCAGAAAGGGAGACGCTTTGTCAGATATCCGAAGGAGATGCAGGTGTGGTTCTACGGACTCCTCAGacacctgctgctgcaggagctgTCCTGTTGAGCAGGACAAGGACCTTGTGATGTCTGTCCCTGTTCCTCACGACGGATGCAACAACAGTGGCAAGGACCAAAAGTGCAAGGTGGCACCCGTCAGTGACTGGGAAATACCACGCAATGAGAGCTCCGACAGTGCGCTgggagacagtgaaagtgaggAGACTGAAGACTGGCAGGAGGAAGTGCTGGTTCCTTTTCCAGG GTCAAAGTTGGTGGAGAACTACTCGAAGCCTAACATTGCCAATTTTGGCCGGTCTCTCTTTGGAGGATACTGTCCCTCTTACGTGCCAGACTTCGTACTGCAGGGGATGCCCAGTGATGAGAAGCTACGGCAAAGCCTCATGACTGAATTAACTCATGCTGTTCag CATCCAGTGCTAGATGAGCCCATAGCCGAGGCCGTCTGCATTATAGCAGACACAGACAAGTGGACAGTGCAGGTGGCCAGCAGTCAGAGACGAGCCACAGATGTCAACAAGCTGGGGAAAGAAGTCCTGGTGTCCAGCCTGGTCTCCAGCTTATTGCAGTCCACTCATCAGCTCTACAAACTCAACCTCTCGCCTAACTTT TGCATAATGCACCTTGAAGACCGTCTGCAGGAGATCTACTTTAAGAGCAAGATGCTTGCTGAGTATCTGAAGGGCCAGACGAGAGTCCATGTGAAGGAGCTGGGCATGGTCTTAGG AATTGAGTCCAGTGACCTGCCCCTGTTGGCTGCGGTGGCCAGCACTCACTCCCCTTACGTTGCCCAGATCTTACTATGA
- the fnip1 gene encoding folliculin-interacting protein 1 isoform X1: protein MPPTLFQKLFNKRNAFSSPPPRCSKEDPAFSWPLPQLEPSQIRLIVYQDCERRGRNVLFDSNAKKRGTEETPITSTDASQVKMFGKCCQLRPTGGSSSSLDSSSSCTSETRETKEHGLRFQGSRCSSDVVMLGEMMFGSVAMSYKGSTLKIHQIRSPPQLMLSKVFTARTGGSVYGSLNTLQDSLEFIGQDSNTIKPDQNTGPNSLLGNIGFSQLCSPRRAFSEQGPLRLIKSASFFSGHSHPMDMPGRGLYDERDSGIARSASLSSLLITPYPSPGSSLTSSCASSYQRRWLRSQTTSLENGVFPRWSVEESFNMSDESGGPSLGAARKKKIAIGVIFTLSPNPEENSRFQDFFFSHFPLFESHMNKLKSSIEQAMKMSRRSADASQRALAYSRMVDGLNEFRMTICDLYTMPRVAEPVWLTMMSGASEKNQLCGHFMRELSLLMEQASKNQFLPALLTAILTNHLAWVPTVMPNGQPPIKIFLEKHSSKSVDMLAKSHPYNPLWAQLGDLYGAIGSPVRLSRTVVVGRKQELVQRLLYILTYFIRCSELMETHMLDSAEDEAIVMPGSLITTSLRKGEVEDSDYVLVTVHRPSGDYLSQGAHSQQTEAEDSSYPSDNSLQSSTCTDNEVEHRSREPPKEEEEDEEDEEDSSESQGSRSSVLQSGPTKGTIPIIRTQEGAEPRELCRESSSPLVSEARLETALCVGSASPREQGCVLDAETKGDSKHVPSIPTTYTLSASLTPVTTDGKSAVEAEVEAPVGNQPNKVLAHQPLGIPLEIPLEKKPPDKNLVAAVPLPVLPGNTMTRPMVLTSTEEEEPATKVTFQIGDSMSPESDTESRRRKVEEDFKKHKKDTYSLHLQLLHQQQQQQQHHQEQHYHLQRGAHSKTTNICATEDQTKQTKATPALQRVSSKMPQWSVNCEDDFDEYFSLENPVETRTIDAVAKQQEARTTDNMHKHFLNTSGDHSFQSAVRAQGLGICLGSGSVEMGSSRKGDALSDIRRRCRCGSTDSSDTCCCRSCPVEQDKDLVMSVPVPHDGCNNSGKDQKCKVAPVSDWEIPRNESSDSALGDSESEETEDWQEEVLVPFPGSKLVENYSKPNIANFGRSLFGGYCPSYVPDFVLQGMPSDEKLRQSLMTELTHAVQHPVLDEPIAEAVCIIADTDKWTVQVASSQRRATDVNKLGKEVLVSSLVSSLLQSTHQLYKLNLSPNFCIMHLEDRLQEIYFKSKMLAEYLKGQTRVHVKELGMVLGIESSDLPLLAAVASTHSPYVAQILL from the exons CTGGCCACTTCCCCAGCTGGAGCCCAGTCAGATCAGACTGATAGTCTACCAGGATTGTGAGAGACGCGGCAGAAACGTCCTCTTTGACTCCAATGCCAAGAAAAGGGGCACGGAGGAAACCCCCATCACC AGCACAGATGCCAGCCAGGTGAAGATGTTTGGGAAGTGCTGCCAGCTCCGTCCTActggaggcagcagcagttCCCTCGACAGCTCCTCCTCCTGTACCTCTGAAACCAGAGAAACTAAGGAGCACGGCCTCCGCTTCCAG GGTTCGAGGTGTTCGTCCGATGTGGTAATGCTTGGGGAGATGATGTTTGGCTCTGTAGCCATGAGCTACAAAGGTTCCACCCTCAAAATCCACCAGATCAG ATCGCCACCTCAGCTTATGCTGAGTAAGGttttcaccgccaggacaggaGGCAGTGTGTATGGCAGTCTCAACAC GTTACAAGACAGCCTGGAGTTCATTGGACAGGACAGCAACACCATAAAGCCTGATCAAAACACAGGGCCAAACAGTCTCCTAGGGAACATAG GATTTTCTCAGCTCTGCAGCCCTCGACGGGCCTTCTCTGAACAGGGCCCGCTGCGCCTCATCAAGAGCGCATCTTTCTTTTCAG GCCACAGTCACCCCATGGACATGCCCGGCCGAGGTCTTTACGACGAAAGGGACAGTGGAATCGCCAGGTCAG CCTCTCTGAGCAGCCTGTTGATCACTCCCTACCCGTCCCCCGGCTCCTCCTTGACAAGCAGCTGCGCCTCGAGCTACCAGCGCCGATGGCTCCGCAGTCAAACCACCAGCCTGGAGAATGGTGTCTTCCCTCGATG GTCGGTGGAGGAGAGCTTCAACATGTCCGATGAAAGCGGGGGTCCGAGCCTCGGCGCCGCCCGAAAGAAGAAGATTGCCATCGGAGTCATTTTCACGCTGTCCCCCAACCCCGAGGAGAACAGCCGCTTCCAagatttcttcttctctcactTCCCTCTCTTTGAAAGCCACATGAACAAACTCAAGAGCTCCATCGAGCAG GCCATGAAGATGAGTCGGCGGTCAGCTGATGCCAGCCAGAGAGCTTTGGCCTACAGCCGAATGGTGGATGGGCTCAACGAGTTCAG GATGACCATCTGCGACCTCTACACAATGCCCCGCGTAGCCGAGCCCGTCTGgttgactatgatgtctggagCGTCGGAGAAAAACCAGCTCTGCGGTCACTTCATGAGGGAGCTCTCCCTACTGATGGAGCAGGCCTCCAAGAACCA ATTCCTCCCCGCGTTATTGACCGCCATCCTGACCAATCATCTGGCCTGGGTGCCCACTGTCATGCCCAATGGGCAGCCTCCAATTAAGATCTTCCTTGAGAAACACTCCTCCAAGAGTGTTGACATGCTGGCAAAGTCGCATCCCTACAACCCCCTCTGGGCACAGCTCG GGGACCTCTATGGGGCCATTGGGTCACCGGTGCGGCTGTCCAGGACAGTGGTGGTTGGCCGCAAACAGGAGCTGGTGCAGAGACTCCTCTATATCCTTACTTACTTCATCCGCTGCTCAGAGCTGATGGAGACTCACATGCTGGACAGTGCTGAGGATGAGGCCATCGTCATGCCTGGCTCCCTAATCACCACCTCCCTCAGGAAGGGGGAGGTGGAGGACTCGGACTATGTCCTCGTAACCGTCCATAGACCCAGCGGGGACTACCTGTCCCAAGGGGCCCACAGCCAACAGACTGAGGCTGAAGACAGCAGCTATCCTTCAGACAACAGCCTTCAGAGCAGCACATGCACAGACAATGAGGTGGAGCACAGGTCTCGGGAGCCAcccaaagaggaagaagaggatgaAGAAGATGAGGAGGACAGCAGTGAGAGTCAAGGGTCGAGAAGCAGTGTACTTCAGTCGGGGCCCACCAAGGGCACGATTCCCATTATCAGGACTCAAGAAGGAGCTGAACCCAGGGAGCTGTGCAGGGAGTCCAGCAGCCCGCTGGTATCTGAGGCACGGCTGGAGACGGCGCTGTGCGTTGGATCCGCCTCACCCAGGGAGCAGGGCTGTGTGCTGGATGCAGAGACCAAAGGCGACTCGAAACATGTCCCATCTATACCTACAACATATACATTAAGTGCATCCCTAACTCCTGTCACCACAGACGGTAAAAGTGCGGTTGAGGCTGAGGTGGAAGCTCCAGTGGGAAACCAGCCCAACAAAGTGCTGGCTCATCAGCCTTTGGGGATCCCTTTGGAGATCCCTTTGGAGAAAAAGCCCCCTGACAAAAACCTGGTTGCTGCAGTTCCGCTACCAGTTCTACCAGGAAACACCATGACCAGGCCCATGGTTTTAACTTCAACAGAGGAAGAAGAGCCAGCAACAAAAGTCACTTTCCAGATCGGAGACTCCATGTCTCCTGAGTCCGACACAGAAAGCCGCAGAAGAAAGGTGGAAGAGGATTTCAAAAAGCACAAGAAGGACACGTATTCGCTTCAtctgcagctgctgcatcagcaacagcaacaacaacaacatcaccaAGAGCAACATTATCATCTGCAAAGAGGAGCACATTCAAAGACCACCAACATCTGTGCAACGGAGGACCAAACTAAACAGACCAAGGCAACTCCAGCTCTGCAGCGGGTGTCCAGCAAGATGCCCCAGTGGAGTGTGAACTGTGAGGATGATTTCGACGAGTATTTCAGCTTGGAGAACCCGGTGGAGACGAGGACTATAGATGCTGTTGCCAAACAACAGGAGGCTAGAACCACGGACAATATGCACaaacattttctaaacacctCGGGGGATCACAGCTTTCAGAGTGCAGTACGAGCTCAGGGTTTGGGCATCTGCTTAGGTTCAGGTAGTGTTGAGATGGGGTCCAGCAGAAAGGGAGACGCTTTGTCAGATATCCGAAGGAGATGCAGGTGTGGTTCTACGGACTCCTCAGacacctgctgctgcaggagctgTCCTGTTGAGCAGGACAAGGACCTTGTGATGTCTGTCCCTGTTCCTCACGACGGATGCAACAACAGTGGCAAGGACCAAAAGTGCAAGGTGGCACCCGTCAGTGACTGGGAAATACCACGCAATGAGAGCTCCGACAGTGCGCTgggagacagtgaaagtgaggAGACTGAAGACTGGCAGGAGGAAGTGCTGGTTCCTTTTCCAGG GTCAAAGTTGGTGGAGAACTACTCGAAGCCTAACATTGCCAATTTTGGCCGGTCTCTCTTTGGAGGATACTGTCCCTCTTACGTGCCAGACTTCGTACTGCAGGGGATGCCCAGTGATGAGAAGCTACGGCAAAGCCTCATGACTGAATTAACTCATGCTGTTCag CATCCAGTGCTAGATGAGCCCATAGCCGAGGCCGTCTGCATTATAGCAGACACAGACAAGTGGACAGTGCAGGTGGCCAGCAGTCAGAGACGAGCCACAGATGTCAACAAGCTGGGGAAAGAAGTCCTGGTGTCCAGCCTGGTCTCCAGCTTATTGCAGTCCACTCATCAGCTCTACAAACTCAACCTCTCGCCTAACTTT TGCATAATGCACCTTGAAGACCGTCTGCAGGAGATCTACTTTAAGAGCAAGATGCTTGCTGAGTATCTGAAGGGCCAGACGAGAGTCCATGTGAAGGAGCTGGGCATGGTCTTAGG AATTGAGTCCAGTGACCTGCCCCTGTTGGCTGCGGTGGCCAGCACTCACTCCCCTTACGTTGCCCAGATCTTACTATGA
- the fnip1 gene encoding folliculin-interacting protein 1 isoform X2 — MMLSWPLPQLEPSQIRLIVYQDCERRGRNVLFDSNAKKRGTEETPITSTDASQVKMFGKCCQLRPTGGSSSSLDSSSSCTSETRETKEHGLRFQGSRCSSDVVMLGEMMFGSVAMSYKGSTLKIHQIRSPPQLMLSKVFTARTGGSVYGSLNTLQDSLEFIGQDSNTIKPDQNTGPNSLLGNIGFSQLCSPRRAFSEQGPLRLIKSASFFSGHSHPMDMPGRGLYDERDSGIARSASLSSLLITPYPSPGSSLTSSCASSYQRRWLRSQTTSLENGVFPRWSVEESFNMSDESGGPSLGAARKKKIAIGVIFTLSPNPEENSRFQDFFFSHFPLFESHMNKLKSSIEQAMKMSRRSADASQRALAYSRMVDGLNEFRMTICDLYTMPRVAEPVWLTMMSGASEKNQLCGHFMRELSLLMEQASKNQFLPALLTAILTNHLAWVPTVMPNGQPPIKIFLEKHSSKSVDMLAKSHPYNPLWAQLGDLYGAIGSPVRLSRTVVVGRKQELVQRLLYILTYFIRCSELMETHMLDSAEDEAIVMPGSLITTSLRKGEVEDSDYVLVTVHRPSGDYLSQGAHSQQTEAEDSSYPSDNSLQSSTCTDNEVEHRSREPPKEEEEDEEDEEDSSESQGSRSSVLQSGPTKGTIPIIRTQEGAEPRELCRESSSPLVSEARLETALCVGSASPREQGCVLDAETKGDSKHVPSIPTTYTLSASLTPVTTDGKSAVEAEVEAPVGNQPNKVLAHQPLGIPLEIPLEKKPPDKNLVAAVPLPVLPGNTMTRPMVLTSTEEEEPATKVTFQIGDSMSPESDTESRRRKVEEDFKKHKKDTYSLHLQLLHQQQQQQQHHQEQHYHLQRGAHSKTTNICATEDQTKQTKATPALQRVSSKMPQWSVNCEDDFDEYFSLENPVETRTIDAVAKQQEARTTDNMHKHFLNTSGDHSFQSAVRAQGLGICLGSGSVEMGSSRKGDALSDIRRRCRCGSTDSSDTCCCRSCPVEQDKDLVMSVPVPHDGCNNSGKDQKCKVAPVSDWEIPRNESSDSALGDSESEETEDWQEEVLVPFPGSKLVENYSKPNIANFGRSLFGGYCPSYVPDFVLQGMPSDEKLRQSLMTELTHAVQHPVLDEPIAEAVCIIADTDKWTVQVASSQRRATDVNKLGKEVLVSSLVSSLLQSTHQLYKLNLSPNFCIMHLEDRLQEIYFKSKMLAEYLKGQTRVHVKELGMVLGIESSDLPLLAAVASTHSPYVAQILL, encoded by the exons ATGATGCTCAG CTGGCCACTTCCCCAGCTGGAGCCCAGTCAGATCAGACTGATAGTCTACCAGGATTGTGAGAGACGCGGCAGAAACGTCCTCTTTGACTCCAATGCCAAGAAAAGGGGCACGGAGGAAACCCCCATCACC AGCACAGATGCCAGCCAGGTGAAGATGTTTGGGAAGTGCTGCCAGCTCCGTCCTActggaggcagcagcagttCCCTCGACAGCTCCTCCTCCTGTACCTCTGAAACCAGAGAAACTAAGGAGCACGGCCTCCGCTTCCAG GGTTCGAGGTGTTCGTCCGATGTGGTAATGCTTGGGGAGATGATGTTTGGCTCTGTAGCCATGAGCTACAAAGGTTCCACCCTCAAAATCCACCAGATCAG ATCGCCACCTCAGCTTATGCTGAGTAAGGttttcaccgccaggacaggaGGCAGTGTGTATGGCAGTCTCAACAC GTTACAAGACAGCCTGGAGTTCATTGGACAGGACAGCAACACCATAAAGCCTGATCAAAACACAGGGCCAAACAGTCTCCTAGGGAACATAG GATTTTCTCAGCTCTGCAGCCCTCGACGGGCCTTCTCTGAACAGGGCCCGCTGCGCCTCATCAAGAGCGCATCTTTCTTTTCAG GCCACAGTCACCCCATGGACATGCCCGGCCGAGGTCTTTACGACGAAAGGGACAGTGGAATCGCCAGGTCAG CCTCTCTGAGCAGCCTGTTGATCACTCCCTACCCGTCCCCCGGCTCCTCCTTGACAAGCAGCTGCGCCTCGAGCTACCAGCGCCGATGGCTCCGCAGTCAAACCACCAGCCTGGAGAATGGTGTCTTCCCTCGATG GTCGGTGGAGGAGAGCTTCAACATGTCCGATGAAAGCGGGGGTCCGAGCCTCGGCGCCGCCCGAAAGAAGAAGATTGCCATCGGAGTCATTTTCACGCTGTCCCCCAACCCCGAGGAGAACAGCCGCTTCCAagatttcttcttctctcactTCCCTCTCTTTGAAAGCCACATGAACAAACTCAAGAGCTCCATCGAGCAG GCCATGAAGATGAGTCGGCGGTCAGCTGATGCCAGCCAGAGAGCTTTGGCCTACAGCCGAATGGTGGATGGGCTCAACGAGTTCAG GATGACCATCTGCGACCTCTACACAATGCCCCGCGTAGCCGAGCCCGTCTGgttgactatgatgtctggagCGTCGGAGAAAAACCAGCTCTGCGGTCACTTCATGAGGGAGCTCTCCCTACTGATGGAGCAGGCCTCCAAGAACCA ATTCCTCCCCGCGTTATTGACCGCCATCCTGACCAATCATCTGGCCTGGGTGCCCACTGTCATGCCCAATGGGCAGCCTCCAATTAAGATCTTCCTTGAGAAACACTCCTCCAAGAGTGTTGACATGCTGGCAAAGTCGCATCCCTACAACCCCCTCTGGGCACAGCTCG GGGACCTCTATGGGGCCATTGGGTCACCGGTGCGGCTGTCCAGGACAGTGGTGGTTGGCCGCAAACAGGAGCTGGTGCAGAGACTCCTCTATATCCTTACTTACTTCATCCGCTGCTCAGAGCTGATGGAGACTCACATGCTGGACAGTGCTGAGGATGAGGCCATCGTCATGCCTGGCTCCCTAATCACCACCTCCCTCAGGAAGGGGGAGGTGGAGGACTCGGACTATGTCCTCGTAACCGTCCATAGACCCAGCGGGGACTACCTGTCCCAAGGGGCCCACAGCCAACAGACTGAGGCTGAAGACAGCAGCTATCCTTCAGACAACAGCCTTCAGAGCAGCACATGCACAGACAATGAGGTGGAGCACAGGTCTCGGGAGCCAcccaaagaggaagaagaggatgaAGAAGATGAGGAGGACAGCAGTGAGAGTCAAGGGTCGAGAAGCAGTGTACTTCAGTCGGGGCCCACCAAGGGCACGATTCCCATTATCAGGACTCAAGAAGGAGCTGAACCCAGGGAGCTGTGCAGGGAGTCCAGCAGCCCGCTGGTATCTGAGGCACGGCTGGAGACGGCGCTGTGCGTTGGATCCGCCTCACCCAGGGAGCAGGGCTGTGTGCTGGATGCAGAGACCAAAGGCGACTCGAAACATGTCCCATCTATACCTACAACATATACATTAAGTGCATCCCTAACTCCTGTCACCACAGACGGTAAAAGTGCGGTTGAGGCTGAGGTGGAAGCTCCAGTGGGAAACCAGCCCAACAAAGTGCTGGCTCATCAGCCTTTGGGGATCCCTTTGGAGATCCCTTTGGAGAAAAAGCCCCCTGACAAAAACCTGGTTGCTGCAGTTCCGCTACCAGTTCTACCAGGAAACACCATGACCAGGCCCATGGTTTTAACTTCAACAGAGGAAGAAGAGCCAGCAACAAAAGTCACTTTCCAGATCGGAGACTCCATGTCTCCTGAGTCCGACACAGAAAGCCGCAGAAGAAAGGTGGAAGAGGATTTCAAAAAGCACAAGAAGGACACGTATTCGCTTCAtctgcagctgctgcatcagcaacagcaacaacaacaacatcaccaAGAGCAACATTATCATCTGCAAAGAGGAGCACATTCAAAGACCACCAACATCTGTGCAACGGAGGACCAAACTAAACAGACCAAGGCAACTCCAGCTCTGCAGCGGGTGTCCAGCAAGATGCCCCAGTGGAGTGTGAACTGTGAGGATGATTTCGACGAGTATTTCAGCTTGGAGAACCCGGTGGAGACGAGGACTATAGATGCTGTTGCCAAACAACAGGAGGCTAGAACCACGGACAATATGCACaaacattttctaaacacctCGGGGGATCACAGCTTTCAGAGTGCAGTACGAGCTCAGGGTTTGGGCATCTGCTTAGGTTCAGGTAGTGTTGAGATGGGGTCCAGCAGAAAGGGAGACGCTTTGTCAGATATCCGAAGGAGATGCAGGTGTGGTTCTACGGACTCCTCAGacacctgctgctgcaggagctgTCCTGTTGAGCAGGACAAGGACCTTGTGATGTCTGTCCCTGTTCCTCACGACGGATGCAACAACAGTGGCAAGGACCAAAAGTGCAAGGTGGCACCCGTCAGTGACTGGGAAATACCACGCAATGAGAGCTCCGACAGTGCGCTgggagacagtgaaagtgaggAGACTGAAGACTGGCAGGAGGAAGTGCTGGTTCCTTTTCCAGG GTCAAAGTTGGTGGAGAACTACTCGAAGCCTAACATTGCCAATTTTGGCCGGTCTCTCTTTGGAGGATACTGTCCCTCTTACGTGCCAGACTTCGTACTGCAGGGGATGCCCAGTGATGAGAAGCTACGGCAAAGCCTCATGACTGAATTAACTCATGCTGTTCag CATCCAGTGCTAGATGAGCCCATAGCCGAGGCCGTCTGCATTATAGCAGACACAGACAAGTGGACAGTGCAGGTGGCCAGCAGTCAGAGACGAGCCACAGATGTCAACAAGCTGGGGAAAGAAGTCCTGGTGTCCAGCCTGGTCTCCAGCTTATTGCAGTCCACTCATCAGCTCTACAAACTCAACCTCTCGCCTAACTTT TGCATAATGCACCTTGAAGACCGTCTGCAGGAGATCTACTTTAAGAGCAAGATGCTTGCTGAGTATCTGAAGGGCCAGACGAGAGTCCATGTGAAGGAGCTGGGCATGGTCTTAGG AATTGAGTCCAGTGACCTGCCCCTGTTGGCTGCGGTGGCCAGCACTCACTCCCCTTACGTTGCCCAGATCTTACTATGA